Proteins encoded within one genomic window of Bacillus thuringiensis:
- a CDS encoding metallophosphoesterase — protein sequence MKKITRRDFLKTGMRTCLYSLITTSIGYYYAKYIEPHLLSFTEHTLKSQLIPKSFHGMKILQFSDLHLGYYFSLHHLSQIVSKINAVKPDIVLFTGDLIDNYQTYTDTPFVASILKNIQAPFGKFYIYGNHDHGGYGTEYYEHIMRESGFELLLNSEKRIRLLDNSEISIFGLDDILLGKPKIEETLQHAKQNTYNIVLVHEPDIAPQIAKYPVNLQLSGHSHGGQVQIPFLGAIITPALAKNYVEGFYTIQDLALYVNRGLGRTRVPFRFMSKPEITIFTLQHS from the coding sequence ATGAAGAAAATTACAAGAAGAGATTTTTTAAAAACTGGAATGCGCACTTGTCTATATTCACTTATAACCACTAGCATCGGATACTATTACGCTAAATATATTGAGCCACATCTACTCTCTTTTACAGAGCATACACTTAAATCACAACTCATACCAAAAAGTTTTCACGGTATGAAGATTCTTCAATTCAGCGATTTACATCTCGGATACTATTTCTCTCTCCACCATTTATCTCAAATCGTTTCTAAAATTAATGCTGTAAAGCCCGACATTGTTCTTTTCACTGGTGATCTCATTGATAATTATCAAACATATACTGACACTCCTTTCGTTGCATCCATTTTAAAAAATATACAAGCACCCTTCGGTAAATTTTATATTTATGGTAACCATGATCACGGCGGATATGGTACAGAATACTACGAACACATCATGCGTGAATCTGGATTTGAACTATTACTAAATAGCGAAAAGAGAATTCGTCTACTGGATAATAGTGAAATTTCAATTTTCGGTCTTGATGATATACTACTAGGCAAACCAAAAATAGAGGAGACACTACAACACGCGAAGCAAAACACTTATAACATTGTTCTTGTCCATGAGCCAGATATTGCACCGCAAATTGCTAAATATCCAGTTAACTTACAACTTTCTGGTCATAGCCATGGCGGACAAGTACAAATTCCTTTTTTAGGCGCTATTATTACCCCAGCGCTTGCTAAAAACTATGTTGAAGGTTTCTATACGATTCAAGATTTAGCTCTCTATGTCAATCGAGGCCTTGGAAGAACACGTGTCCCATTCCGATTTATGTCAAAACCTGAAATTACGATTTTCACGCTCCAACATTCGTAA
- a CDS encoding NUDIX hydrolase encodes MEQSTQNIYSPPKHIVSAATIVMNEQKEILLIKGPRRGWEMPGGQVEEGESLKDAAIRETKEETGIDIEVLKFCGVFQNVNYSICNTLFLARPVGGKLTTTPESLEVGFYPIEQALEMVNFMNFRQRIEYSLDENQHPFYIEF; translated from the coding sequence TTGGAACAAAGTACACAAAATATTTATTCACCGCCAAAACATATAGTTTCAGCAGCGACAATTGTAATGAATGAACAAAAAGAAATCCTATTAATCAAGGGACCTAGAAGAGGATGGGAAATGCCAGGTGGACAAGTTGAAGAAGGAGAGTCTTTGAAAGATGCTGCAATAAGGGAAACTAAAGAGGAAACAGGTATTGATATTGAAGTTTTAAAATTTTGTGGAGTATTTCAAAATGTGAACTATTCAATATGTAATACGTTGTTTTTAGCTAGACCAGTTGGCGGTAAATTAACGACTACACCAGAAAGTTTGGAAGTAGGGTTTTATCCTATCGAACAGGCGTTAGAAATGGTGAATTTTATGAATTTCAGACAAAGAATTGAATACAGTTTGGATGAAAATCAACATCCTTTTTATATAGAATTTTAA
- a CDS encoding diguanylate cyclase domain-containing protein — protein MKHKGKISGLLLGNTVAVTEWIALQDVITKLDSRSFYTVFIIYILQMILSYYFGHWYDKRASGSIDTEVGGMASNDFVVDFFEKVAALSERDSHNITVYILSVKEWKELKETVQEKKMEVLVQKLESTIVKTIRKGDVVTKWDENKYVIVAIDNGHEKSTITNRLMKNIESEIENGLLSMTLLFGAASYPIEGKTFEELLRKAQNQLYQHRNL, from the coding sequence ATGAAACATAAAGGAAAAATTAGTGGATTACTACTTGGGAATACAGTGGCAGTTACAGAATGGATTGCGCTTCAGGATGTAATTACAAAACTGGATTCGCGATCGTTTTATACCGTCTTTATTATTTATATATTGCAAATGATACTCAGCTATTATTTTGGACATTGGTATGATAAAAGAGCGAGTGGGAGCATAGATACGGAAGTAGGAGGAATGGCAAGTAATGATTTTGTAGTTGATTTTTTTGAGAAAGTAGCTGCTTTATCAGAACGGGATTCTCATAATATTACAGTGTACATTCTTTCTGTGAAAGAATGGAAAGAATTAAAAGAAACAGTGCAAGAAAAAAAAATGGAGGTGTTAGTACAAAAATTGGAGAGTACGATTGTAAAGACAATTCGTAAAGGGGATGTCGTTACTAAGTGGGATGAAAATAAGTATGTTATTGTGGCGATTGATAACGGACATGAAAAGTCGACAATAACAAATCGTTTAATGAAAAATATTGAAAGTGAAATAGAAAACGGCTTGTTAAGTATGACTCTATTATTTGGAGCAGCTAGTTATCCAATAGAAGGAAAAACGTTTGAAGAATTGTTAAGAAAGGCACAAAATCAATTGTATCAGCATAGGAATTTGTAA
- a CDS encoding polyphosphate kinase: MEMLKGNIVNLNDTAYYNNRELSWLAFNERVLQEAQDETNPLLERLKFISIFSSNLDEFFMVRVAGLKDQVSAGFNQPENKAGLTPKKQLNKIAIKAHELMTVQYDTFKNYVLPALELEGIERLTFHDLTKEQREFIEEYFDEQIFPVLTPVAIDAYRPFPMLLNKSLNLATLLYDEKQVEEENRTKLGIVQVPSLLERFIFLPSEGQKHKFILLEDVISGFTHKLFTGYKVSSVTRFRITRNADLTIHEEGARDLLKVIEKELKKRKWGAAVRLEVGKEHIDERVLALLYEVLEVKDEDVYIMDGPLDLTCLFSLYKKLAPLYEHLVYPALIPQRPQDLGDAEDVFEKAIEHDILLHHPFESFQPVVDFVRDAADDPNVLAIKQTLYRVSGDSPIIQALKVAAEKGKQVTVLVELKARFDEENNVHWAKELEKAGCHVIYGVSHLKTHSKITLVVRRKNGKIERFVHLGTGNYNDATAKLYTDFGYITSRKDFGVDATNFFNYLSGYTTKPHFHHLSVAPFDIREQFMDLIDEEIRYHRQYGNGYIIAKMNSLTDKPLIKKMYEASQAGVKVELIVRGTCCLRPGIPNVSENIRVVSVVGRYLEHSRIYYFHHNGEEKIYLSSADWMTRNMEKRVEISFPILDIEMKARIKAILQLTLADNVKTREQNKSGDYYYVINSSTEEIDSQVKLFKMAYQNTDAE; the protein is encoded by the coding sequence ATGGAAATGTTGAAGGGGAATATAGTAAATTTAAATGATACAGCTTATTACAATAATCGAGAACTAAGTTGGTTAGCATTTAATGAACGTGTACTACAGGAAGCACAGGATGAAACGAATCCGCTCTTGGAAAGATTAAAGTTTATTAGCATTTTCAGCTCAAATTTAGATGAATTCTTTATGGTACGCGTAGCAGGATTGAAGGATCAAGTGAGCGCTGGGTTTAACCAACCAGAAAATAAGGCTGGCTTAACACCAAAAAAGCAATTAAATAAAATTGCGATAAAGGCCCATGAATTAATGACTGTACAATATGATACGTTTAAAAATTATGTGTTGCCAGCGCTGGAGCTAGAGGGGATTGAGCGTTTAACATTCCATGATTTGACGAAAGAACAGAGAGAATTTATAGAGGAATATTTTGATGAGCAAATTTTCCCAGTCCTAACACCTGTAGCTATCGATGCATATCGTCCATTTCCGATGTTATTAAATAAAAGTTTAAATTTAGCTACTCTTTTATATGATGAGAAACAAGTGGAGGAAGAAAACCGTACGAAGTTAGGAATTGTGCAAGTTCCTTCATTACTCGAACGTTTCATATTTTTACCGAGTGAAGGGCAAAAGCATAAATTCATTTTATTAGAAGATGTAATTAGTGGTTTTACTCATAAATTATTTACAGGATATAAAGTATCATCTGTTACTCGTTTCCGTATTACACGCAATGCGGATTTAACAATTCATGAAGAAGGTGCGAGAGATTTATTAAAGGTAATTGAAAAAGAATTAAAAAAGCGTAAGTGGGGAGCTGCTGTACGTTTAGAAGTTGGCAAAGAGCATATTGATGAAAGAGTATTAGCGTTATTATATGAGGTGTTGGAAGTAAAAGATGAAGATGTGTATATAATGGATGGACCATTAGATTTAACATGTCTATTTTCTTTATATAAAAAACTAGCTCCTTTATATGAACATCTAGTATATCCGGCCCTTATTCCGCAACGACCTCAAGATTTAGGGGATGCGGAAGATGTGTTTGAAAAAGCGATTGAGCATGATATTTTATTACACCATCCTTTTGAGTCGTTTCAGCCAGTAGTTGATTTTGTCCGTGATGCGGCAGACGATCCGAATGTACTTGCGATCAAACAAACATTATATCGAGTAAGTGGGGATTCACCGATTATTCAGGCGCTAAAGGTAGCGGCTGAAAAAGGAAAGCAAGTGACAGTATTAGTGGAATTAAAAGCAAGATTTGATGAAGAGAATAATGTGCATTGGGCTAAAGAGTTAGAAAAGGCAGGCTGTCATGTCATTTACGGTGTAAGTCATTTGAAAACACATAGTAAAATTACGCTAGTTGTGAGAAGAAAAAACGGAAAAATCGAAAGGTTCGTACATCTCGGGACTGGAAATTATAATGATGCAACAGCAAAGTTATATACTGATTTTGGGTATATTACATCACGAAAAGATTTTGGGGTGGATGCAACAAATTTCTTTAATTATTTGAGTGGTTATACAACAAAACCACATTTTCATCATTTATCGGTTGCGCCATTTGATATAAGAGAGCAATTTATGGATTTAATAGATGAGGAAATACGTTATCATAGGCAATATGGAAATGGATATATTATCGCTAAGATGAATTCATTAACAGATAAACCATTAATTAAAAAAATGTATGAAGCATCACAAGCTGGAGTAAAGGTAGAGCTCATCGTTCGAGGAACATGTTGCCTACGGCCTGGTATTCCAAATGTAAGTGAAAATATTCGGGTAGTTAGTGTTGTCGGAAGGTATTTAGAACATAGCCGAATTTATTATTTCCATCATAATGGAGAAGAGAAAATATACTTATCTTCAGCTGACTGGATGACGCGAAATATGGAGAAGCGGGTAGAAATATCTTTCCCGATATTAGATATTGAAATGAAGGCGAGAATTAAGGCGATTTTACAACTTACATTAGCTGATAATGTGAAAACACGTGAACAGAATAAATCTGGTGACTACTACTATGTTATTAATAGTAGTACAGAAGAAATTGATAGCCAAGTGAAGTTGTTTAAGATGGCGTATCAAAACACGGATGCTGAATAA
- the metE gene encoding 5-methyltetrahydropteroyltriglutamate--homocysteine S-methyltransferase, with translation MAIQTSNLGYPRIGLQREWKKTLEAFWSNKIDEEQFLTTMKEIRLQHVKVQQEKGIELIPIGDFTYYDHVLDTAYMLGFIPSRFSEFTSYLDVYFAMARGSKDHVASEMTKWFNTNYHYIVPEYEEGLQISLKDNRPLRLYVEAKQELGVDGKPVILGPYTFLKLAKGYTQEQFATILKQLVAPYVQLLSELHAAGAQVIQVDEPIFASLTKEEIQQAKEIYEAIRKEVPNATLLLQTYFDSVEENYEEIITFPVSGIGLDFIHGKEGNLNAISKYGFPADKTLAVGCIDGRNIWRADLDEVLTLFTTLQKQVQTKDFIVQPSCSLLHTPIDKTEETHLSTELFDALAFANQKLEELVLIHSALTQGTESINKELEAYRNVHYTIRSSAARNREDVKAARTALKEEDFSRPLPFEKRYELQQVALELPLLPTTTIGSFPQTTEVRQTRKEWRNGVISNEQYEQFIEKETEKWIRYQEEIGLDVLVHGEFERTDMVEYFGERLAGFSFTKNGWVQSYGSRCVKPPVIYGDVAFINGMTIKETVYAQSLTEKVVKGMLTGPVTILNWSFVRNDIPRKEVSYQIALALRHEIELLESSGIRVIQVDEPALREGMPLKEKDWDAYITWAVQSFLLATSSVANETQIHTHMCYSNFEDIVDAIRALDADVISIETSRSHGEFIDTLKHTTYEKGIGLGVYDIHSPRVPSKDEMYKIVEQSLKVCDPKYFWINPDCGLKTRRTEEVIPALEHMVQAAKDARSLLKTNA, from the coding sequence ATGGCAATTCAAACAAGTAACTTAGGTTATCCACGTATCGGACTACAACGAGAGTGGAAAAAAACATTGGAAGCTTTTTGGTCTAATAAAATTGATGAAGAACAATTTTTAACAACGATGAAAGAAATTCGCCTTCAACACGTAAAAGTACAGCAAGAAAAAGGGATTGAACTCATTCCAATTGGCGACTTTACATATTATGATCACGTTTTGGATACTGCTTATATGCTAGGATTTATCCCATCACGTTTTTCTGAGTTTACATCTTATCTTGATGTATATTTCGCAATGGCACGTGGCTCTAAAGATCACGTAGCTTCCGAAATGACAAAATGGTTTAATACAAACTATCATTATATCGTTCCTGAATATGAAGAGGGATTACAAATCTCTTTAAAAGATAATCGTCCACTTCGCTTATATGTAGAGGCAAAACAAGAATTAGGAGTAGATGGAAAACCTGTTATTTTAGGACCATACACCTTCTTGAAATTAGCTAAAGGCTATACACAAGAGCAATTTGCTACTATTTTAAAACAGTTAGTTGCACCTTACGTACAACTACTTTCAGAACTACATGCAGCTGGTGCACAAGTCATTCAAGTTGATGAACCAATTTTCGCTTCTTTAACGAAAGAAGAAATTCAACAAGCAAAAGAAATTTATGAAGCTATTCGTAAAGAAGTTCCAAATGCGACTCTGCTTTTACAAACATATTTTGATAGTGTAGAAGAAAACTATGAAGAAATTATTACATTCCCTGTATCAGGTATTGGATTAGATTTCATTCATGGTAAAGAAGGAAATCTAAATGCTATTTCAAAATATGGATTCCCAGCTGATAAAACTTTAGCTGTTGGTTGTATAGATGGCCGTAACATTTGGAGAGCCGATCTTGATGAAGTTCTTACTTTATTTACAACGTTACAAAAACAAGTCCAAACGAAAGATTTCATTGTTCAGCCTTCTTGTAGCTTATTGCATACACCAATCGATAAAACAGAAGAAACTCACTTATCGACTGAGCTATTTGATGCGTTAGCATTTGCAAATCAAAAATTAGAAGAGTTAGTTCTTATTCATTCCGCTCTGACTCAAGGTACAGAAAGCATTAATAAAGAGCTAGAAGCGTATCGCAATGTACATTATACAATTCGTTCATCTGCTGCACGTAACCGAGAAGATGTTAAAGCAGCACGGACAGCACTAAAAGAAGAAGATTTTTCACGTCCTCTTCCATTTGAAAAACGCTATGAATTACAACAAGTTGCCCTAGAGTTACCGCTGTTACCAACGACAACTATCGGTAGCTTCCCGCAAACAACTGAAGTTCGTCAAACACGAAAAGAATGGCGTAACGGCGTTATTTCAAACGAACAATATGAACAATTTATTGAAAAAGAGACAGAAAAATGGATTCGTTACCAAGAAGAAATTGGTCTTGATGTTCTTGTTCATGGCGAGTTTGAAAGAACTGACATGGTTGAATATTTTGGTGAGCGCCTTGCTGGCTTCTCATTTACTAAAAACGGTTGGGTACAATCATACGGTTCCCGTTGCGTAAAACCACCTGTTATTTATGGTGATGTGGCCTTTATTAACGGCATGACTATTAAGGAAACAGTTTATGCACAAAGCTTAACAGAGAAAGTTGTAAAAGGAATGTTAACTGGCCCTGTTACGATTTTAAATTGGTCCTTCGTTCGAAATGACATTCCAAGAAAAGAAGTTTCGTATCAAATTGCATTAGCTCTTCGTCACGAAATTGAACTACTTGAATCTTCCGGAATTCGAGTAATTCAAGTCGATGAGCCAGCACTTCGTGAAGGTATGCCACTAAAAGAAAAAGATTGGGACGCTTATATTACATGGGCAGTACAATCCTTCCTTTTAGCAACTTCTTCTGTAGCAAACGAAACACAAATTCATACTCATATGTGTTACAGTAACTTCGAAGATATCGTTGACGCGATTCGCGCATTAGATGCAGATGTCATTTCTATCGAAACATCAAGAAGTCACGGAGAATTTATTGATACATTAAAACATACAACATATGAAAAAGGCATCGGTCTAGGTGTATATGATATTCATAGCCCACGTGTACCGAGCAAAGATGAAATGTATAAAATCGTAGAACAATCTTTAAAAGTATGCGACCCTAAATATTTCTGGATTAATCCTGATTGTGGTTTAAAAACGAGAAGAACAGAAGAAGTTATTCCAGCTTTAGAGCACATGGTGCAAGCAGCGAAAGATGCTCGTTCCCTACTAAAAACAAACGCATAA
- a CDS encoding SPP1 phage holin family protein → MLQKENLSDIIRLLAGFLLSLKLLFNSFGVNFISNDQIDAIVNVVSFLFILYFGYKNNYVGKKGIEQKKVLKKHNLH, encoded by the coding sequence ATGCTACAAAAAGAGAATCTATCAGATATTATACGTTTACTAGCGGGGTTTCTGTTATCGTTAAAATTACTATTTAATTCTTTCGGAGTGAACTTTATTTCAAACGATCAAATTGACGCTATTGTAAATGTTGTTTCCTTTCTTTTCATTTTATATTTTGGTTATAAAAATAATTATGTAGGAAAAAAAGGAATCGAGCAAAAAAAAGTACTCAAAAAGCACAATCTTCACTAA
- a CDS encoding YkyA family protein: MLKYSKLAIVTALSMTLLAGCFGPKPEEELYVAFENAAKQEKTMFEDAKKLETLEKEGQELYNQIVQEGKDNNQTVKEKLNQAVKNTDEREKVLKKEKESLNKAQEEVKSADKYVKKIEDKKLKDQADKVKSTYEKRHDSFNKMYDSYNKSLKQEKELYTMLQDKGTKLKDISEKVKVVNQSYKDIDSEKDKFNEFTKSYNTEKIAFYKQANIKIKEEKK, encoded by the coding sequence ATGTTGAAATATAGTAAATTAGCAATTGTAACTGCATTATCAATGACTTTACTAGCCGGTTGTTTCGGACCGAAACCAGAAGAGGAATTATATGTTGCTTTTGAAAATGCTGCAAAGCAAGAAAAAACAATGTTTGAAGATGCAAAGAAACTTGAAACTTTAGAAAAAGAGGGACAAGAATTATATAACCAGATTGTTCAAGAAGGAAAAGATAATAATCAAACTGTTAAGGAAAAACTGAACCAAGCAGTGAAAAATACAGATGAACGAGAAAAAGTGCTTAAAAAAGAAAAAGAATCTTTAAATAAGGCACAAGAAGAAGTGAAATCAGCAGATAAATATGTGAAGAAAATTGAAGATAAGAAATTGAAAGACCAAGCGGATAAAGTGAAAAGCACATATGAGAAACGACATGATTCATTTAACAAAATGTATGACAGCTATAATAAATCGTTAAAACAAGAAAAAGAATTATATACAATGTTACAAGATAAAGGTACAAAATTAAAAGATATTAGTGAAAAAGTAAAAGTAGTGAATCAATCTTATAAGGATATTGATTCAGAAAAAGATAAGTTTAATGAATTCACGAAATCTTATAATACAGAAAAAATAGCTTTTTATAAACAAGCAAATATTAAAATTAAAGAAGAGAAAAAATAA
- a CDS encoding MDR family MFS transporter has product MESQLSKKDSNKTKFVVAGLLLGILMAAMDNTIVATAMATIVGDLGGFDKFVWVTSAYMVATMAGMPIFGKLSDMYGRKRFYIGGLILFLFGSALCGTASSIEQLSIYRAIQGIGGGALMPIAFTIMYDIFPPEKRGKMTGLFGAVFGTSSVFGPLLGAYITDYISWHWVFYINIPLGLISFFFITKYYSESLEFRKQKIDWAGAITLVISIVCLMFALELGGKEYAWNSTVIIGLFTTVVIMLIIFFFVERKATEPIISFHLFKKPLFAASQGVAFFYGAAFIICTVYIPIFVQGVLGGSASNAGLILTPMMVGSVIGSQTGGQLASRTSYRNIMMVSGVFFVLGIYLLSTLTMDTPRLLVTLFMVLAGLGVGFSFSVLSMSSIHKLEMRDRGSATSTNSFFRSLGMTLGVTIFGTIQNHVFTDKLNTLFPSELAKLAPKGGDTSFLLSPGATDKIPAEILTGIKEALATSIASTFFWALIPAVLSIICILLMGNERLFTGPKTKQKQKQVS; this is encoded by the coding sequence TTGGAATCTCAATTATCAAAAAAAGACTCCAACAAGACAAAATTTGTTGTTGCTGGTTTACTACTTGGTATTTTAATGGCGGCAATGGATAATACAATCGTTGCAACAGCAATGGCAACGATTGTTGGAGACCTAGGAGGATTTGACAAGTTCGTTTGGGTCACGTCTGCATATATGGTAGCAACAATGGCAGGGATGCCTATCTTCGGAAAACTTTCTGATATGTACGGACGGAAACGTTTTTATATTGGTGGTCTCATTCTTTTCTTATTCGGTTCTGCACTTTGCGGAACAGCATCTAGTATTGAGCAGCTAAGTATTTATAGAGCAATTCAAGGAATCGGTGGCGGCGCTCTTATGCCTATCGCTTTCACAATTATGTACGATATATTCCCACCAGAAAAACGCGGAAAAATGACAGGTCTATTCGGTGCGGTTTTTGGGACATCTAGTGTATTTGGCCCTTTATTAGGTGCTTATATTACAGACTATATAAGTTGGCATTGGGTCTTCTATATTAATATTCCATTAGGACTTATCTCCTTCTTCTTCATTACGAAATACTACAGTGAATCTCTAGAATTTAGAAAACAAAAAATTGATTGGGCTGGCGCTATTACACTTGTTATTAGTATCGTCTGCTTAATGTTCGCCTTAGAACTCGGTGGTAAAGAATACGCATGGAATTCCACTGTAATTATCGGCCTATTTACAACAGTTGTTATTATGCTTATTATTTTCTTCTTCGTAGAACGAAAAGCAACCGAGCCTATCATTTCGTTCCATCTATTTAAAAAACCTTTATTCGCAGCTAGCCAGGGGGTTGCCTTTTTCTATGGTGCAGCTTTTATCATCTGTACCGTATATATTCCGATCTTCGTTCAAGGTGTTCTCGGCGGTTCAGCCTCAAATGCTGGATTAATTTTAACACCTATGATGGTCGGCTCTGTAATTGGAAGTCAAACAGGTGGACAGTTAGCTTCTCGAACAAGTTATCGTAACATCATGATGGTATCTGGCGTTTTCTTCGTTCTTGGTATTTATTTACTAAGCACCTTAACAATGGACACACCACGTCTACTCGTAACGCTATTTATGGTTCTCGCTGGACTTGGGGTTGGTTTCTCATTCTCAGTTTTAAGTATGTCTTCTATCCACAAATTAGAAATGAGAGACCGTGGTTCTGCTACATCAACAAACTCATTCTTCCGTTCACTCGGTATGACTCTTGGTGTAACGATTTTCGGTACAATTCAAAATCATGTTTTTACAGATAAACTAAACACTTTGTTCCCTTCTGAACTAGCTAAATTAGCGCCAAAGGGTGGAGATACAAGTTTCTTATTATCACCAGGTGCTACCGATAAAATACCAGCTGAAATATTAACTGGTATTAAAGAAGCTCTCGCTACATCTATTGCCAGTACATTCTTCTGGGCACTTATCCCGGCTGTACTAAGCATTATTTGTATTTTACTTATGGGAAATGAACGCCTCTTTACAGGTCCAAAAACGAAACAAAAACAAAAACAGGTAAGTTAG
- a CDS encoding PadR family transcriptional regulator, with protein sequence MGMKLVILGLLLEGDKHPYEVQHIMKERQMDCYIKYAKGSLYYAFEQLEKQGAISITTIVRDTNRPDKTIFHITEEGKRLFHTLLLKQFEAKNQIYKPIYSALSFAHFGDDQELVPILEKKKNDTIQYLHNMQTIYDCSKGQIPRAQLYILQSVIEHITVELQWLNTLLTDAVAGRLSEIDIDEDKEKAVKRQ encoded by the coding sequence ATGGGCATGAAATTAGTCATTCTCGGCTTGCTACTCGAAGGGGATAAACATCCATATGAAGTGCAACACATCATGAAAGAGAGACAAATGGATTGTTATATTAAATATGCAAAAGGATCTCTTTACTACGCCTTCGAGCAATTAGAAAAGCAAGGTGCAATTAGTATTACAACTATTGTTCGAGATACGAATAGACCAGATAAAACAATCTTTCATATAACAGAAGAAGGTAAACGGTTATTTCACACGTTACTATTAAAACAATTCGAGGCAAAAAATCAAATATATAAACCAATTTATTCAGCACTCTCTTTCGCTCATTTTGGTGATGATCAAGAGTTAGTTCCTATTTTAGAAAAGAAGAAAAATGATACCATTCAATATTTACATAATATGCAAACTATTTATGATTGTAGCAAAGGACAAATTCCACGTGCTCAACTATATATTTTGCAAAGCGTTATTGAACATATTACAGTTGAATTGCAATGGTTAAACACCCTCCTTACAGATGCAGTTGCAGGGCGACTTTCAGAAATTGATATAGATGAGGATAAAGAAAAAGCTGTAAAAAGACAATAA
- a CDS encoding YkyB family protein, translating to MKPSQPQSQLQNQHSINRLAQSIFVVNRHAKAATNPKYLYWLKKTALERLIAEKKAIKEGLHFSRNPRFSQQQSDVLIRLGDYFFHIPPTKEDFRILPHLGHLESSYRNPKTTLSLTVAKKTLQDYIGPEALKQEKKLSEPVPWYSRTYTKK from the coding sequence ATGAAACCTTCACAACCACAATCTCAATTACAAAACCAACATTCTATTAATCGACTAGCTCAATCTATTTTCGTTGTGAATCGTCATGCTAAAGCTGCAACTAACCCGAAGTATTTATACTGGTTAAAAAAGACGGCTTTAGAACGCTTAATTGCTGAAAAAAAAGCTATAAAAGAAGGATTGCATTTTTCTAGAAATCCACGTTTTAGCCAACAACAATCTGATGTTCTTATACGTTTAGGCGATTATTTTTTCCATATTCCTCCTACAAAAGAAGATTTTCGAATCCTACCACATCTTGGTCATCTTGAATCCTCCTATCGAAATCCGAAAACAACCTTATCTTTAACAGTAGCAAAAAAAACACTTCAAGATTATATTGGTCCTGAAGCACTGAAACAAGAAAAAAAGTTAAGTGAACCTGTCCCATGGTATAGTCGTACTTATACAAAAAAATAA
- the fadH gene encoding 2,4-dienoyl-CoA reductase, whose protein sequence is MKEKVVIITGGSSGMGKGMATRFAKEGARVVITGRTKEKLEETKLEIEQFPGQILPVQMDVRNTEDIQKMIEQIDEKFGRIDILINNAAGNFICPAEDLSVNGWNSVINIVLNGTFYCSQAVGKYWIEKGIKGNIINMVATYAWDAGPGVIHSAAAKAGVLAMTKTLAVEWGRKYGIRVNAIAPGPIERTGGADKLWISEEMAKRTIQSVPLGRLGTPEEIAGLAYYLCSDEAAYINGTCMTMDGGQHLHQYPF, encoded by the coding sequence GTGAAAGAAAAGGTAGTTATTATAACAGGTGGATCAAGCGGAATGGGAAAAGGAATGGCGACTCGCTTTGCAAAAGAAGGGGCACGAGTAGTTATTACAGGACGTACAAAGGAAAAACTAGAAGAAACAAAGCTGGAAATTGAACAATTTCCAGGACAAATATTACCTGTACAAATGGATGTAAGAAATACGGAAGATATTCAGAAAATGATTGAACAGATTGATGAGAAGTTTGGACGAATTGATATTTTAATAAATAATGCAGCTGGAAACTTTATTTGTCCAGCAGAAGATTTATCCGTGAATGGCTGGAATTCGGTAATTAATATTGTGTTAAATGGCACATTTTATTGTAGCCAGGCTGTCGGAAAATATTGGATTGAAAAAGGTATAAAAGGGAATATCATTAACATGGTAGCAACATATGCATGGGATGCAGGTCCAGGAGTTATTCATTCGGCTGCAGCGAAGGCTGGAGTGTTAGCAATGACGAAGACGCTTGCTGTTGAGTGGGGACGTAAATATGGAATACGAGTTAACGCTATCGCGCCAGGACCAATTGAACGTACGGGTGGTGCTGATAAACTATGGATTTCAGAAGAAATGGCTAAGCGTACGATACAAAGTGTTCCGCTTGGAAGGCTGGGTACGCCAGAAGAAATCGCAGGCCTAGCTTATTATTTATGTTCAGATGAAGCTGCGTACATAAATGGAACTTGCATGACAATGGATGGAGGACAACATTTGCATCAATATCCATTTTAA